Proteins from one Microtus pennsylvanicus isolate mMicPen1 chromosome 7, mMicPen1.hap1, whole genome shotgun sequence genomic window:
- the Rfx5 gene encoding DNA-binding protein RFX5 encodes MAEDKPDAKSPKAGARPQGGAEAGEPTTLLQRLRGTISKAVQNKVEGILQEVQKFSDNDKLYLYLQLPSGPSAGDKSSEPSILSNEEYMYAYRWIRNHLEEHMDTCLPKQSVYDAYRKYCESLACCRPLSTANFGKIIREIFPDIKARRLGGRGQSKYCYSGIRRKTLVSMPPLPGLDLKGSEGPEMGPEVTPAPRDELVEAACALTCDWAERILKRSFSSIVQVARYLLQQHLISARSAHAHVLKAGGLAEEDERAPRERSSCKSKNGVENQEGGGPKKPERPAQPPKELEARAGTEAPGRGERKKSVIDSSAPAASKPQVNALMARLPVLLPRAPQSHITPFLTSKLPSGTLKVATLPLPTRVGGPQAGVPIINMILPPVPALSGTGVGLGPGPGPGPGPGPGPGPVPGPGPGAGPGPGFGAAPGLGAAPGFGAGPGLGAGPGLGAGPAPGPGPGAGAGAGAGAGAGAGAGAGAGLVPPRALILPRGTENREGGISGDPRPHDKGVKRTAEVPLSEASRQDPPVKEVKQETEDTVSEAKRKRGRPRKKPAGNGERHAAPEKPTPAAAVNSPRTPRSLWETWGSKRENNLVGRQERPGPVGEAEKEAVSPQGQEDGTVSKGERSLSAQPAKDAEDNIPLITSKVSVIRGRIQKDALPLIKGEADPAAQGNKGLKGRVLQSSLIHEHKDPKAIPP; translated from the exons ATGGCAGAAGATAAACCTGATGCTAAGAGCCCCAAGGCCGGGGCAAGGCCCCAAGGTGGTGCTGAAGCTGGGGAACCGACCACCCTTCTTCAGAGGCTCCGAGGTACCATTTC CAAGGCCGTGCAGAACAAAGTAGAGGGAATTCTG CAAGAAGTACAGAAGTTCTCTGACAACGACAAGCTCTACCTCTACCTTCAGCTGCCTTCAGGGCCCAGTGCTGGAGATAAAAG TTCAGAACCAAGCATACTTAGCAATGAGGAATATATGTATGCCTATAGGTGGATCCGCAACCACCTGGAAGAGCACATGGACACCTGTCTGCCAAAGCAGAGCGTCTATGATGCCTATCG AAAGTACTGTGAGAGTCTTGCCTGTTGCCGCCCACTCAGCACAGCCAACTTTGGTAAAATCATCAGAGAGATCTTCCCAGACATCAAGGCCCGGAGACTCGGTGGTCGGGGCCAATCCAA ATATTGCTACAGTGGCATCCGAAGGAAGACCTTGGTATCTATGCCCCCATTGCCTGGACTTGACTTAAAGGGCTCTGAAGGT CCAGAAATGGGCCCAGAAGTAACCCCAGCACCTCGGGATGAACTGGTCGAGGCAGCCTGTGCCCTGACTTGTGACTGGGCAGAGCGGATCCTGAAACGGTCCTTCAGTTCCATCGTTCAGGTCGCCCGTTACCTGCTACAGCAGCATCTCATCTCTGCCCGATCTGCACATGCTCACGTGCTTAAGGCCGGCGGGCTTGCTG AAGAGGATGAAAGAGCCCCTCGAGAACGGTCATCATGCAAATCCAAGAACGGTGTAGAGAACCAGGAAGGTGGAGGTCCTAAGAAGCCAGAGAGACCAGCCCAG CCTCCTAAGGAGCTAGAGGCCCGAGCTGGGACTGAAGCCCCAGGACGTGGAGAACGGAAGAAGAGTGTAATTGACAGCTCAGCTCCAGCAGCCAGTAAGCCTCAAGTTAATGCCCTTATGGCCCGACTGCCTGTGCTCCTTCCCCGAGCACCACAATCACATATCACACCCTTCCTGACTTCTAAGCTTCCTTCAGGCACTCTCAAAGTAGCTACATTGCCTCTGCCCACTAGAGTTGGGGGACCCCAGGCAGGTGTGCCCATCATTAACATGATCTTACCACCTGTTCCTGCTTTATCAGGCACTGGGGTTGGActtgggcctgggcctgggcctggacCTGGACCTGGACCTGGACCCGGACCTGTGCCTGGACCCGGACCCGGGGCTGGGCCAGGGCCTGGGTTCGGAGCTGCGCCTGGGCTTGGAGCTGCGCCTGGGTTTGGAGCTGGGCCCGGGCTCGGAGCTGGGCCTGGGCTCGGAGCTGGGCCTGCGCCTGGACCTGgacctggggctggggctggggctggggctggggctggggctggggctggggctggggctggggctgggctagTTCCACCTAGGGCACTCATTCTGCCTCGAGGCACAGAGAACAGGGAGGGAGGCATAAGTGGTGACCCACGACCCCATGACAAGGGTGTCAAAAGGACAGCTGAAGTGCCTCTGAGCGAAGCCAGTCGACAGGACCCGCCAGTTAAAGAAGTGAAGCAAGAGACAGAGGACACAGTAAGTGAGGCGAAAAGGAAGCGGGGACGCCCTCGGAAAAAGCCAGCTGGGAATGGGGAGAGACACGCTGCTCCGGAGAAGCCTACACCTGCAGCTGCTGTGAACTCTCCCCGAACGCCAAGGTCACTCTGGGAGACGTGGGGCTCAAAGAGGGAAAACAACTTAGTTGGGAGACAAGAAAGACCAGGGCCAGTGGGTGAAGCTGAGAAGGAAGCAGTGTCTCCTCAAGGTCAGGAAGATGGCACTGTGTCCAAAGGAGAAAGGAGCCTGAGTGCCCAGCCAGCCAAAGACGCAGAAGATAATATTCCTCTCATCACCTCAAAAGTGAGTGTTATCAGGGGCAGAATTCAAAAGGACGCTCTCCCGTTGATAAAGGGAGAGGCTGACCCTGCAGCACAGGGTAACAAAGGGTTAAAGGGTCGTGTACTTCAAAGTTCCCTAATCCATGAGCATAAAGACCCCAAAGCAATACCCCCATGA